The Astatotilapia calliptera chromosome 2, fAstCal1.2, whole genome shotgun sequence genome includes a window with the following:
- the LOC113006609 gene encoding zinc finger CCHC domain-containing protein 7-like isoform X2 produces the protein MEHTEENEADDGQEGSEDFFIRGSSSSEDEGGCMRHSMSCKQAARQSRESSPPLLLVFPFSSGGKRALLDAELEVSSSDDLRDDKDEDQPIEDWMILEGEEQVEDSNIQLNLSYRNSSGEELDDEDLKGNVRKSVKESWAVSVKDKSGADQSLTSRYFSPGCSLFCRACNRTGHLAKSCSFRKKYPICVLCGIQGHIQRKCPSRPCGRCGLPSHGLKPCDLPPVWNQHCLRCGMTGHLSDACPDTWRQYHLTIRVAVPLRPQASHSLHHRKCRIHCYNCSKRGHYGYECTKRRMVTGTFPSLPYVYQYDTREDILQLRTRREERVKEPAHVFSDLSEKTGTSGEENRSVQGWTKTKKELHTRAGTWKTWQERRKERREVKRLRREAQARREGGLLIKSRCSSDDEVYPRVPFSRPDDRQKQSTAPPQKKRRDETGGKKSKKSREAERWKKRGGVKRGYLYPHADIDIRSVNLLSPKQRVRHRKK, from the exons ATGGAGCACACTGAGGAAAATGAAGCTGATGATGGGCAGGAGGGCTCCGAAGACTTCTTTATTCGGGGGTCCAGCAGTTCAGAAGACGAAGGAGGGTGTATGAGACATTCGATGAGCTGCAAACAAGCTGCACGGCAGAGCAGAGAAAGCTCCCCTCCGCTCCTCCTGGTCTTTCCATTCTCCTCTGGAGGAAAAAGGGCTCTGCTGGACGCTGAGCTGGAAGTGTCTTCTAGTGATGACCTACGGGACGATAAAGATGAGGATCAGCCCATAGAGGACTGGATGATCCTGGAAGGGGAGGAACAGGTGGAGGACTCAAACATCCAGCTCAATCTGAGCTACAGGAACAGCTCCGGGGAGGAATTAGATGATGAAG ATTTGAAGGGCAACGTGCGAAAATCAGTAAAAGAAAGCTGGGCTGTATCTGTGAAAGACAAG AGTGGCGCGGATCAGTCTCTGACCAGCCGTTATTTCTCGCCTGGTTGTTCCCTGTTCTGTCGTGCATGCAACAGGACAGGACACCTTGCCAAAAGCTGCTCCTTCCGCAAG AAATATCCTATATGTGTCCTTTGTGGGATCCAAGGTCACATCCAAAGGAAATGTCCAAGTCGCCCCTGTGGTAGATGTGGACTGCCTTCACACGGGCTCAAGCCATGTGATCTGCCTCCAGTATGGAACCAGCACTGCCTGCGCTGCGGGATGACAGGGCACCTTTCTGAT GCTTGCCCTGATACATGGAGACAATACCACTTGACA ATTAGGGTAGCGGTTCCCCTCAGGCCACAGGCAAGCCACAGCCTCCATCACAGGAAGTGCCGCATTCATTGTTACAACTGCTCTAAAAGAGGACATTACGGTTAT GAGTGCACTAAAAGGAGGATGGTTACGGGCACTTTTCCATCATTGCCTTATGTTTACCAATATGACACCAGGGAAGACATTCTCCAACTTCGGACCAGGCGAGAGGAAAGAGTTAAAG agCCTGCACATGTTTTCTCAGACCTGTCTGAAAAAACAGGGACGAGTGGTGAGGAAAATCGATCAGTCCAGGGGtggacaaagacaaagaaggagCTGCACACCCGAGCTGGCACGTGGAAGACGTGGCAAGAGAGGCGCAAGGAGAGACGAGAGGTGAAGCGTCTGAGGAGGGAAGCTCAGGCCAGGCGGGAAGGAGGACTACTGATAAAGTCCCGCTGTAGCTCTGATGACGAAGTCTATCCCAGAGTCCCCTTTAGTCGGCCCGATGACAGGCAAAAACAGTCCACTGCACCTCCACAGAAGAAAAGGAGGGATGAGACAGGTGGCAAAAAGAGCAAGAAGAGCAGAGAGGCAGAAAGGtggaagaaaagaggaggggTAAAACGTGGGTATTTGTATCCCCATGCTGACATAGATATCAGGAGTGTAAATCTTCTTTCCCCAAAACAAAGAGTACgccacagaaaaaaatga
- the LOC113006609 gene encoding zinc finger CCHC domain-containing protein 7-like isoform X1, translated as MEHTEENEADDGQEGSEDFFIRGSSSSEDEGGCMRHSMSCKQAARQSRESSPPLLLVFPFSSGGKRALLDAELEVSSSDDLRDDKDEDQPIEDWMILEGEEQVEDSNIQLNLSYRNSSGEELDDEDLKGNVRKSVKESWAVSVKDKVTFESGADQSLTSRYFSPGCSLFCRACNRTGHLAKSCSFRKKYPICVLCGIQGHIQRKCPSRPCGRCGLPSHGLKPCDLPPVWNQHCLRCGMTGHLSDACPDTWRQYHLTIRVAVPLRPQASHSLHHRKCRIHCYNCSKRGHYGYECTKRRMVTGTFPSLPYVYQYDTREDILQLRTRREERVKEPAHVFSDLSEKTGTSGEENRSVQGWTKTKKELHTRAGTWKTWQERRKERREVKRLRREAQARREGGLLIKSRCSSDDEVYPRVPFSRPDDRQKQSTAPPQKKRRDETGGKKSKKSREAERWKKRGGVKRGYLYPHADIDIRSVNLLSPKQRVRHRKK; from the exons ATGGAGCACACTGAGGAAAATGAAGCTGATGATGGGCAGGAGGGCTCCGAAGACTTCTTTATTCGGGGGTCCAGCAGTTCAGAAGACGAAGGAGGGTGTATGAGACATTCGATGAGCTGCAAACAAGCTGCACGGCAGAGCAGAGAAAGCTCCCCTCCGCTCCTCCTGGTCTTTCCATTCTCCTCTGGAGGAAAAAGGGCTCTGCTGGACGCTGAGCTGGAAGTGTCTTCTAGTGATGACCTACGGGACGATAAAGATGAGGATCAGCCCATAGAGGACTGGATGATCCTGGAAGGGGAGGAACAGGTGGAGGACTCAAACATCCAGCTCAATCTGAGCTACAGGAACAGCTCCGGGGAGGAATTAGATGATGAAG ATTTGAAGGGCAACGTGCGAAAATCAGTAAAAGAAAGCTGGGCTGTATCTGTGAAAGACAAGGTAACTTTTGAG AGTGGCGCGGATCAGTCTCTGACCAGCCGTTATTTCTCGCCTGGTTGTTCCCTGTTCTGTCGTGCATGCAACAGGACAGGACACCTTGCCAAAAGCTGCTCCTTCCGCAAG AAATATCCTATATGTGTCCTTTGTGGGATCCAAGGTCACATCCAAAGGAAATGTCCAAGTCGCCCCTGTGGTAGATGTGGACTGCCTTCACACGGGCTCAAGCCATGTGATCTGCCTCCAGTATGGAACCAGCACTGCCTGCGCTGCGGGATGACAGGGCACCTTTCTGAT GCTTGCCCTGATACATGGAGACAATACCACTTGACA ATTAGGGTAGCGGTTCCCCTCAGGCCACAGGCAAGCCACAGCCTCCATCACAGGAAGTGCCGCATTCATTGTTACAACTGCTCTAAAAGAGGACATTACGGTTAT GAGTGCACTAAAAGGAGGATGGTTACGGGCACTTTTCCATCATTGCCTTATGTTTACCAATATGACACCAGGGAAGACATTCTCCAACTTCGGACCAGGCGAGAGGAAAGAGTTAAAG agCCTGCACATGTTTTCTCAGACCTGTCTGAAAAAACAGGGACGAGTGGTGAGGAAAATCGATCAGTCCAGGGGtggacaaagacaaagaaggagCTGCACACCCGAGCTGGCACGTGGAAGACGTGGCAAGAGAGGCGCAAGGAGAGACGAGAGGTGAAGCGTCTGAGGAGGGAAGCTCAGGCCAGGCGGGAAGGAGGACTACTGATAAAGTCCCGCTGTAGCTCTGATGACGAAGTCTATCCCAGAGTCCCCTTTAGTCGGCCCGATGACAGGCAAAAACAGTCCACTGCACCTCCACAGAAGAAAAGGAGGGATGAGACAGGTGGCAAAAAGAGCAAGAAGAGCAGAGAGGCAGAAAGGtggaagaaaagaggaggggTAAAACGTGGGTATTTGTATCCCCATGCTGACATAGATATCAGGAGTGTAAATCTTCTTTCCCCAAAACAAAGAGTACgccacagaaaaaaatga